The following are encoded in a window of Streptomyces sp. Go-475 genomic DNA:
- a CDS encoding DUF5719 family protein: protein MNRTTLSLIAGTTALAAVTGFAALSAPDTPAAPGTAATAKAAAQLPVERTSLLCPAPSQSDIAETSYTSFTPVTKGTGNGGKAELRAAAQESADGTQAGKDGGKPGKGKTEKPVLTPKEPGKPVTGDSSGSEAPALVGTADGRFAPGWTVQETTEVAAGTGRGLLGVNCTAPDTNFWFPGASTAADRTDYVHLTNPDDSAAVVDVELYGKDGALKSAVGEDITVQPHSSEPILLSTLTDEQQTDLTVHVNVRSGRVGAAVQALDDKTGGDWLTASTDPSGSLVMPGIPKDATSVRLVAFTPGDADADLKVRLASPSGLITPAGHETVHVKGGMTTAVDLGDVTRGEAGSLVLTPTDQSVPVVAALKVVRGKGDKQETAFIPATRPVGTRATSADNSAKGSTLSLTAPGRAATVKVTASAGSEGGTPVSKTYTIKAGTSQDIEPPVPGGLKGTYALTVEPVSGGPVYGARTLAASEGGVPAFTVQTLPDDRGTVAVPEADEDLSVLQQ, encoded by the coding sequence GTGAACCGCACCACCCTGTCCCTGATCGCCGGCACGACCGCGCTCGCCGCCGTCACCGGCTTCGCCGCGCTGTCCGCCCCGGACACCCCGGCCGCCCCGGGCACGGCCGCCACCGCCAAGGCGGCCGCCCAACTCCCCGTGGAGCGCACGAGCCTGCTGTGCCCCGCGCCCAGCCAGTCCGACATCGCGGAGACGTCCTACACGTCCTTCACGCCCGTCACGAAGGGCACCGGGAACGGCGGCAAGGCCGAACTCCGGGCGGCCGCACAGGAGTCGGCGGACGGCACCCAGGCGGGCAAGGACGGCGGGAAGCCGGGCAAGGGCAAGACGGAGAAGCCCGTGCTGACCCCCAAGGAGCCCGGCAAGCCGGTCACCGGCGACAGCTCCGGCTCCGAGGCCCCCGCGCTCGTCGGCACCGCGGACGGCAGGTTCGCGCCCGGCTGGACCGTCCAGGAGACGACGGAGGTCGCCGCCGGCACGGGCCGCGGCCTCCTGGGCGTCAACTGCACGGCCCCGGACACGAACTTCTGGTTCCCGGGCGCCAGCACGGCCGCCGACCGCACCGACTACGTCCACCTGACGAACCCGGACGACTCGGCCGCCGTGGTCGACGTCGAGCTGTACGGCAAGGACGGCGCCCTGAAGTCCGCGGTGGGGGAGGACATCACGGTCCAGCCGCACTCCAGCGAGCCGATCCTGCTGTCCACCCTCACCGACGAGCAGCAGACCGATCTCACCGTGCACGTCAACGTGCGCAGCGGGCGGGTCGGCGCCGCCGTGCAGGCCCTGGACGACAAGACCGGCGGCGACTGGCTGACCGCCTCCACGGACCCGTCCGGCAGCCTGGTCATGCCCGGCATCCCCAAGGACGCCACGTCCGTGCGCCTGGTCGCCTTCACCCCGGGCGACGCCGACGCGGACCTGAAGGTGCGCCTCGCCTCCCCGTCCGGGTTGATCACCCCCGCCGGACACGAGACGGTGCACGTCAAGGGCGGCATGACGACCGCCGTCGACCTCGGTGACGTCACACGCGGAGAGGCGGGCTCCCTGGTGCTGACGCCGACGGACCAGTCGGTGCCGGTCGTGGCGGCCCTGAAGGTCGTCCGGGGCAAGGGCGACAAGCAGGAGACGGCGTTCATCCCCGCCACGCGCCCCGTCGGCACGCGCGCGACGTCCGCGGACAACAGCGCCAAGGGCAGCACGCTCTCCCTGACCGCCCCCGGCCGCGCGGCCACGGTCAAGGTCACCGCGTCGGCGGGCAGCGAGGGCGGCACGCCGGTGTCGAAGACGTACACGATCAAGGCGGGCACGTCCCAGGACATCGAGCCCCCGGTCCCCGGCGGGCTGAAGGGCACGTACGCGCTCACGGTCGAGCCGGTCTCCGGCGGCCCGGTCTACGGTGCCCGCACCCTGGCGGCCTCGGAGGGCGGCGTCCCCGCCTTCACCGTGCAGACGCTCCCGGACGACCGGGGGACGGTGGCCGTTCCGGAGGCGGACGAGGACCTGTCGGTGCTGCAGCAGTAG
- the ahcY gene encoding adenosylhomocysteinase has product MTTVENRQDFKVADLSLAEFGRKEITLAEHEMPGLMAIRKEYAEAQPLAGARVTGSLHMTVQTAVLIETLVALGAQVRWASCNIFSTQDHAAAAIAVGPNGTPDNPQGVPVFAWKGETLEEYWWCTEQALTWPDSPTGGPNMILDDGGDATLLVHKGVEYEKDGKVPSPDTAESDEHRVILELLTRTLGENPQKWTQLSSEIRGVTEETTTGVHRLYEMQRDGTLLFPAINVNDAVTKSKFDNKYGCRHSLIDGINRATDVLIGGKTAVVCGYGDVGKGCAESLRGQGARVIVTEIDPICALQAAMDGYQVTTLDEVIDKADIFITTTGNKDIIMASDMAKMKHQAIVGNIGHFDNEIDMAGLAKIPGIVKDEVKPQVHTWTFPDGKVIIVLSEGRLLNLGNATGHPSFVMSNSFADQTLAQIELFTKPDEYPTGVYVLPKHLDEKVARLHLDALGVKLTTLRPEQAEYIGVKVEGPYKPDHYRY; this is encoded by the coding sequence ATGACGACTGTCGAGAACCGACAGGACTTCAAGGTCGCCGACCTCTCCCTGGCCGAGTTCGGCCGCAAGGAGATCACCCTCGCCGAGCACGAGATGCCGGGCCTCATGGCGATCCGCAAGGAGTACGCCGAGGCGCAGCCCCTCGCCGGCGCCCGCGTCACCGGCTCCCTGCACATGACCGTGCAGACCGCCGTCCTCATCGAGACCCTGGTCGCCCTCGGCGCCCAGGTCCGCTGGGCGTCCTGCAACATCTTCTCCACCCAGGACCACGCCGCCGCGGCCATCGCCGTCGGCCCCAACGGCACGCCTGACAACCCGCAGGGCGTTCCCGTCTTCGCCTGGAAGGGCGAGACCCTGGAGGAGTACTGGTGGTGCACCGAGCAGGCGCTGACCTGGCCGGACAGCCCCACCGGCGGCCCCAACATGATCCTGGACGACGGCGGTGACGCCACCCTCCTCGTCCACAAGGGCGTCGAGTACGAGAAGGACGGCAAGGTCCCCTCGCCCGACACCGCCGAGTCCGACGAGCACCGCGTCATCCTCGAACTGCTGACCCGCACCCTGGGCGAGAACCCCCAGAAGTGGACCCAGCTGTCCTCGGAGATCCGCGGCGTCACCGAGGAGACCACGACCGGCGTCCACCGCCTGTACGAGATGCAGCGCGACGGCACCCTCCTGTTCCCGGCGATCAACGTCAACGACGCCGTCACCAAGTCGAAGTTCGACAACAAGTACGGCTGCCGCCACTCGCTCATCGACGGCATCAACCGCGCCACCGACGTCCTCATCGGCGGCAAGACCGCGGTCGTCTGCGGCTACGGCGACGTGGGCAAGGGCTGCGCGGAGTCCCTGCGCGGACAGGGCGCCCGCGTGATCGTCACCGAGATCGACCCGATCTGCGCCCTCCAGGCCGCGATGGACGGCTACCAGGTCACGACCCTCGACGAGGTCATCGACAAGGCCGACATCTTCATCACCACGACCGGCAACAAGGACATCATCATGGCCTCGGACATGGCCAAGATGAAGCACCAGGCCATCGTCGGCAACATCGGCCACTTCGACAACGAGATCGACATGGCCGGCCTCGCCAAGATCCCCGGCATCGTCAAGGACGAGGTCAAGCCGCAGGTCCACACCTGGACGTTCCCCGACGGCAAGGTGATCATCGTCCTGTCCGAGGGCCGCCTGCTGAACCTGGGCAACGCCACCGGCCACCCGTCGTTCGTGATGTCCAACTCTTTCGCGGACCAGACCCTGGCCCAGATCGAGCTGTTCACCAAGCCCGACGAGTACCCGACCGGCGTCTACGTGCTGCCCAAGCACCTCGACGAGAAGGTCGCCCGCCTCCACCTCGACGCGCTCGGCGTGAAGCTGACGACGCTCCGCCCCGAGCAGGCCGAGTACATCGGTGTGAAGGTCGAAGGCCCGTACAAGCCGGACCACTACCGCTACTGA
- a CDS encoding L-lactate permease, whose translation MYVQELEPVAGSLGLSALVAALPLVIVLVLLGGVRMKAHLAGLTGLLAAVLVARLAYGMPLDQTLSSAAQGAVFGLFPILWIVVNALWVYRMTVRTRHFDILRRSFGRLSDDPRIQALVIAFCFGALLEALAGFGAPVAISAVMLVALGFEPVRAAVVALVANTAPVAFGAMGTPVVTLAQVTGLPLDSVASVVGRQTPLLALVVPLVLVWLVDGRRGLRETWVPALACGVAFAVAQFAAANYVSAQLADIGAALAGAGALVAVPHARVPAAESVRASVLTGARSEELDQQDPPREVLRAYAPYALIVVIFSVAQIPALKDRLAEATQTFDWPFLDVAGPDGEPVGGNVFSWPVVSTGGTLVLLAGICTAVVLGVHARVAVREWLATVHELRLAILTVTSVLALAYVMNLSGQAATIGHFVAAAGAGLAFLSPVLGWFGVAVTGSDTSANALFGALQVTAARESGLSPDLLAAANSSGGVLGKMISPQNLTIACAAVGLAGREGDLLRKVLPWSLGLLLVMCLIVVGQSTPVLGWMLP comes from the coding sequence GTGTACGTCCAGGAACTGGAACCCGTCGCCGGCTCGCTCGGCCTGTCCGCCCTGGTGGCGGCCCTGCCCCTGGTGATCGTCCTGGTCCTGCTCGGCGGCGTCCGCATGAAGGCGCACCTGGCGGGCCTGACCGGCCTCCTCGCCGCCGTCCTGGTCGCCCGGCTCGCCTACGGCATGCCCCTGGACCAGACGCTCTCCAGCGCCGCCCAGGGCGCCGTCTTCGGCCTCTTCCCCATCCTGTGGATCGTCGTCAACGCCCTGTGGGTGTACCGGATGACCGTCCGCACCCGGCACTTCGACATCCTGCGCCGGTCCTTCGGGCGGCTCTCCGACGACCCGCGCATCCAGGCCCTCGTCATCGCCTTCTGCTTCGGGGCGCTGCTGGAGGCGCTCGCCGGCTTCGGCGCGCCCGTCGCGATCAGCGCGGTCATGCTGGTCGCGCTCGGCTTCGAACCGGTGCGCGCCGCCGTCGTCGCCCTCGTCGCCAACACCGCGCCCGTGGCCTTCGGCGCGATGGGCACACCGGTCGTCACCCTCGCCCAGGTCACCGGGCTCCCGCTGGACTCCGTGGCGTCCGTGGTGGGCCGTCAGACGCCCCTGCTGGCCCTCGTGGTGCCCCTCGTGCTCGTCTGGCTGGTCGACGGCCGGCGCGGGCTGCGCGAGACCTGGGTGCCCGCCCTGGCGTGCGGAGTCGCCTTCGCCGTCGCCCAGTTCGCCGCCGCCAACTACGTCTCCGCCCAACTCGCCGACATCGGCGCCGCCCTGGCGGGCGCGGGCGCCCTGGTCGCCGTCCCGCACGCGCGCGTGCCCGCCGCCGAGTCGGTACGCGCCTCCGTGCTGACCGGCGCGCGCAGCGAGGAACTGGACCAGCAGGACCCGCCCCGCGAGGTCCTGCGCGCCTACGCCCCCTACGCGCTGATCGTCGTGATCTTCTCCGTCGCGCAGATCCCCGCCCTCAAGGACCGGCTGGCCGAGGCGACCCAGACCTTCGACTGGCCCTTCCTGGACGTGGCCGGGCCCGACGGCGAACCCGTCGGCGGCAACGTCTTCTCCTGGCCCGTCGTGTCGACCGGCGGCACGCTCGTCCTGCTCGCCGGGATCTGCACGGCCGTCGTCCTCGGGGTGCACGCGCGCGTGGCGGTCAGGGAATGGCTCGCGACGGTCCACGAACTGCGCCTCGCGATCCTGACGGTGACGTCCGTCCTGGCCCTCGCCTACGTCATGAACCTGTCCGGGCAGGCGGCCACGATCGGCCACTTCGTGGCGGCGGCCGGAGCCGGACTCGCCTTCCTGTCGCCGGTCCTCGGCTGGTTCGGCGTCGCCGTGACCGGCTCGGACACCTCGGCCAACGCCCTCTTCGGCGCCCTCCAGGTGACCGCCGCCCGCGAGTCCGGACTCTCGCCCGACCTCCTGGCCGCCGCCAACAGCTCCGGCGGCGTCCTCGGCAAGATGATCTCCCCGCAGAACCTCACCATCGCCTGCGCGGCCGTCGGACTGGCGGGCCGGGAGGGCGACTTGCTGCGCAAGGTACTGCCGTGGAGCCTGGGCCTGCTGCTGGTGATGTGCCTGATCGTCGTGGGCCAGAGCACCCCCGTGCTGGGCTGGATGCTGCCCTGA
- a CDS encoding metallopeptidase family protein — protein sequence MDKPVTPRAAAPGPRRRDRHGRGMRGPIAPPQVPLAASRADAFADLVQDSVERLERRWPQLADIDFLVLEVPRLDGPGQAWHDEAVPLGGTISAREGRPARVVVYRRPVEIRTKGRDERAALVHEVVVEQVAELLGLTPETVDPRYGEDQG from the coding sequence ATGGACAAGCCCGTAACGCCCCGTGCCGCCGCCCCCGGGCCCCGCCGCCGTGATCGCCACGGCCGGGGCATGCGCGGCCCGATCGCACCCCCGCAGGTGCCGCTCGCCGCGAGCCGCGCGGACGCGTTCGCGGATCTGGTGCAGGACTCCGTGGAGCGCCTGGAGCGGCGCTGGCCGCAGCTCGCCGACATCGATTTCCTGGTCCTGGAAGTGCCGAGGCTCGACGGACCCGGCCAGGCCTGGCACGACGAGGCGGTTCCGCTCGGCGGCACGATCAGCGCGCGCGAGGGCCGCCCCGCGCGCGTGGTGGTCTACCGGCGGCCGGTCGAGATCCGCACCAAGGGGCGCGACGAGCGGGCCGCGCTGGTCCACGAGGTCGTCGTCGAGCAGGTCGCCGAGCTGCTCGGGCTGACACCGGAGACGGTGGACCCCCGGTACGGCGAGGACCAGGGCTGA
- a CDS encoding SIS domain-containing protein: MLDESLLDNPDGLAEADHRGLLRGAAEAGARVRTAARHSAEAGVNDLKPDGRPRAVLIAGPGAAATHTADLIGTLAGAGSPVTRLAPTGVAPAAGALRWELPGWVGSVDLLLIATPDGTEPGLSLLAEQAYRRGCTVVAVAPGRSPLADAVGGTHGLFVPMATAPYDQDEPLAASAPGVLWALLTPLLALLDRTGVLAAPPDALGKVADRLDRIAERCGPAIATYSNPAKTLAAELADALPIVWTEGTSAGPAGRRFAAALAELSGTPAVVAELPEALAAHSALLAGPLAASADPDDFFRDRVEEPPALHARVVLLRDRPIGGLTAAPGARDLALSHDTPISELEPEPGDELETLAELIAITDFAAVYLALASRA, translated from the coding sequence ATGCTCGACGAATCGCTGCTCGACAATCCGGACGGCCTCGCCGAGGCCGACCACCGCGGGCTGCTCCGCGGTGCCGCAGAAGCCGGCGCCCGCGTGCGCACCGCCGCCCGCCACTCCGCCGAGGCGGGCGTCAACGACCTCAAACCCGACGGCCGCCCCCGCGCCGTCCTCATCGCCGGCCCCGGCGCCGCCGCCACCCACACGGCCGACCTCATCGGCACGCTGGCCGGCGCGGGCAGCCCCGTCACCCGCCTCGCCCCCACCGGCGTCGCCCCCGCCGCGGGCGCCCTGCGCTGGGAACTGCCCGGCTGGGTCGGCTCGGTCGACCTCCTCCTGATCGCCACCCCGGACGGCACCGAACCGGGCCTGTCCCTCCTCGCCGAGCAGGCCTACCGACGGGGCTGCACGGTCGTCGCCGTGGCGCCCGGCCGCTCCCCGCTCGCCGACGCCGTGGGCGGCACGCACGGCCTGTTCGTGCCCATGGCGACCGCCCCCTACGACCAGGACGAGCCCCTCGCCGCGTCCGCCCCCGGCGTCCTGTGGGCCCTGCTCACCCCGCTCCTCGCGCTCCTGGACCGCACGGGAGTCCTCGCCGCCCCGCCGGACGCCCTCGGCAAGGTCGCCGACCGCCTCGACCGCATCGCCGAACGCTGCGGCCCCGCCATCGCCACCTACAGCAACCCCGCCAAGACCCTGGCAGCCGAACTCGCCGACGCGCTGCCGATCGTCTGGACCGAGGGCACCTCGGCCGGCCCGGCGGGCCGCCGCTTCGCCGCCGCCCTCGCCGAACTGTCCGGCACCCCCGCGGTCGTCGCCGAACTCCCCGAGGCCCTCGCCGCCCACAGCGCCCTGCTCGCCGGCCCCCTGGCCGCCAGCGCCGACCCCGACGACTTCTTCCGCGACCGCGTCGAGGAACCACCCGCCCTGCACGCACGCGTGGTGCTCCTGCGCGACCGCCCCATCGGCGGCCTCACCGCCGCCCCCGGCGCCCGCGACCTCGCCCTCAGCCACGACACACCGATCAGCGAACTGGAACCCGAGCCGGGCGACGAACTGGAGACCCTGGCGGAACTGATCGCCATCACGGATTTCGCCGCGGTTTACCTGGCGCTCGCATCGAGGGCCTGA
- a CDS encoding Trm112 family protein, which yields MPLESGLLEILACPACHAPLKEQDSELICTDTSCGLAYPVRDGIPVLLVDEARRPE from the coding sequence ATGCCCCTCGAATCCGGACTCCTCGAGATCCTCGCCTGCCCCGCCTGCCACGCCCCCCTCAAGGAGCAGGACAGCGAGCTGATCTGCACCGACACGAGCTGCGGCCTGGCCTACCCCGTCCGCGACGGCATCCCCGTCCTCCTCGTCGACGAGGCCCGTCGCCCCGAGTGA
- a CDS encoding phosphomannomutase/phosphoglucomutase: protein MAVDLSQVVKAYDVRGVVPDQWDESLAELFGAAFVQVTGASAIATGHDMRPSSPGLSRAFARGAAGQGADVTEIGLCSTDQLYYASGALNLPGAMFTASHNPAQYNGIKMCRMGAAPVGQDTGLAEIRELVERWSESGAPEPAATPGTITGRDTLSDYAAHLRSLVDLTSIRPLKVVVDAGNGMGGHTVPEVFAGLPLTLVPMYFELDGTFPNHEANPLDPANLVDLQKRVREEHADLGLAFDGDADRCFVVDERGEPVSPSAITALVASRELARHGGKGTIIHNLITSWSVPEVVREHGGTPVRTRVGHSFIKAEMARTGAIFGGEHSAHYYFRDFWNADTGMLAALHVLAALGGQETPLSSLVSAYDRYTGSGEINSTVADQQASLAAIRSAYASREDTTLDDLDGLTVTSTDWWFNVRPSNTEPLLRLNAEARDPRTMARVRDEVLGIIRG from the coding sequence GTGGCTGTTGATCTGTCTCAGGTCGTGAAGGCGTACGACGTACGCGGGGTCGTCCCCGACCAGTGGGACGAGTCCCTGGCCGAGCTCTTCGGAGCGGCCTTCGTGCAGGTCACCGGCGCGAGCGCGATCGCCACCGGGCACGACATGCGGCCCTCCTCACCGGGCCTGTCGCGTGCCTTCGCGCGCGGGGCCGCCGGGCAGGGCGCCGACGTGACGGAGATCGGCCTCTGCTCGACCGACCAGCTGTACTACGCCTCGGGCGCGCTGAACCTGCCGGGCGCCATGTTCACCGCCTCCCACAACCCGGCGCAGTACAACGGCATCAAGATGTGCCGCATGGGCGCCGCCCCGGTCGGCCAGGACACCGGCCTCGCGGAGATCCGCGAACTGGTCGAGCGCTGGAGCGAGTCGGGCGCCCCCGAGCCCGCCGCGACGCCGGGAACCATCACCGGCCGCGACACGTTGTCGGACTACGCGGCCCACCTGCGCTCGCTGGTCGACCTGACCTCCATCCGCCCCCTGAAGGTCGTCGTCGACGCGGGCAACGGTATGGGCGGCCACACGGTCCCCGAGGTCTTCGCCGGCCTGCCCCTGACGCTGGTGCCGATGTACTTCGAGCTTGACGGCACCTTCCCGAACCACGAGGCCAACCCCCTCGACCCGGCCAACCTCGTCGACCTGCAGAAGCGGGTCCGCGAGGAGCACGCCGACCTGGGCCTCGCCTTCGACGGCGACGCCGACCGGTGCTTCGTCGTCGACGAGCGCGGCGAGCCGGTCTCCCCATCGGCGATCACCGCCCTGGTCGCCTCCCGCGAACTGGCCCGGCACGGCGGCAAGGGCACGATCATCCACAACCTGATCACGTCCTGGTCCGTCCCCGAGGTCGTGCGGGAACACGGCGGCACCCCGGTCCGCACCCGCGTCGGCCACTCCTTCATCAAGGCCGAGATGGCCCGCACCGGCGCGATCTTCGGCGGCGAACACTCCGCCCACTACTACTTCCGCGACTTCTGGAACGCCGACACGGGCATGCTGGCCGCCCTGCACGTCCTCGCGGCCCTGGGCGGCCAGGAGACCCCCCTGTCCTCCCTCGTCTCCGCGTACGACCGCTACACCGGCTCCGGCGAGATCAACTCCACGGTCGCCGACCAGCAGGCCAGCCTCGCCGCGATCCGCTCCGCCTACGCGTCCCGCGAGGACACCACCCTCGACGACCTCGACGGCCTCACGGTCACCTCCACCGACTGGTGGTTCAACGTCCGCCCGTCCAATACGGAACCGCTGCTGCGCCTGAACGCGGAGGCGAGGGACCCGCGGACCATGGCCCGCGTGCGGGACGAGGTGCTGGGGATCATCAGGGGCTGA
- the manA gene encoding mannose-6-phosphate isomerase, class I, whose protein sequence is MDRLDNTIRPYAWGSPTAIPQLLGVEPTGEPQAEMWMGAHPGAPSRTERGTLVEVIDADPEKELGPAAVARFGPRLPFLLKILAAGAPLSLQVHPDLEQAKEGYADEERRGIPADAPHRNYKDANHKPELICALTEFDGLCGFRPPLEAAGLLDDLGVDSLKPYVDLLHAHPEDAALREVLTAILTADPEEMSRTVAEAAAACTRLGGAYAPYADIAHHYPGDPGVIAAMLLNYVRLQPGEALYLGAGVPHAYLDGLGVEIMANSDNVLRCGLTPKHVDVPELLRIVCFRPSDPGVLRPEASPDGEEVYETPIDEFRLSRYVLPEAGTAHDLTRPTPQILLCTAGTVRAGEHDLTPGRSVFVPAGEKAEVSGTGTLFRATVVA, encoded by the coding sequence ATGGACCGCCTCGACAACACCATCCGCCCCTACGCCTGGGGTTCCCCGACCGCCATCCCCCAGCTGCTCGGCGTCGAACCGACCGGCGAGCCGCAGGCGGAGATGTGGATGGGCGCCCACCCCGGCGCACCCTCACGCACCGAGCGGGGCACGCTCGTCGAGGTCATCGACGCCGACCCCGAGAAGGAACTCGGACCGGCCGCCGTCGCCCGCTTCGGCCCCCGCCTGCCCTTCCTCCTCAAGATCCTCGCCGCCGGCGCCCCGCTCTCCCTCCAGGTCCACCCCGACCTGGAGCAGGCCAAGGAGGGCTACGCCGACGAGGAGCGCCGGGGCATCCCCGCCGACGCCCCGCACCGCAACTACAAGGACGCCAACCACAAGCCCGAACTGATCTGCGCCCTCACCGAGTTCGACGGCCTGTGCGGCTTCCGCCCCCCGCTCGAGGCCGCCGGCCTCCTCGACGACCTCGGCGTCGACTCCCTCAAGCCCTACGTCGACCTGCTCCACGCCCACCCCGAGGACGCCGCCCTGCGCGAGGTCCTCACGGCGATCCTCACCGCCGACCCCGAGGAGATGTCCCGCACGGTCGCCGAGGCCGCGGCCGCCTGCACGCGCCTCGGCGGCGCCTACGCCCCCTACGCCGACATCGCCCACCACTACCCGGGCGACCCCGGCGTCATCGCCGCGATGCTGCTCAATTACGTCCGGCTCCAGCCCGGCGAGGCCCTCTACCTCGGCGCCGGCGTCCCGCACGCCTACCTGGACGGCCTCGGCGTGGAGATCATGGCCAACTCCGACAACGTCCTGCGCTGCGGCCTGACCCCCAAGCACGTCGACGTCCCCGAACTCCTGCGCATCGTCTGCTTCCGGCCCAGCGATCCCGGCGTCCTGCGCCCCGAGGCCTCCCCGGACGGCGAGGAGGTCTACGAGACCCCCATCGACGAGTTCCGCCTCTCCCGCTACGTCCTCCCCGAGGCGGGCACCGCCCACGACCTCACCCGCCCGACCCCGCAGATCCTGCTCTGCACGGCCGGCACGGTCCGCGCGGGCGAGCACGACCTGACCCCCGGCCGGTCCGTCTTCGTCCCCGCCGGCGAAAAGGCCGAAGTGTCCGGAACGGGGACGCTCTTCCGGGCCACCGTCGTCGCCTGA
- a CDS encoding cation transporter, with protein MSASGGTKAIVAALAANLAIAVAKFVAFIFSNSSSMLAESVHSLADSGNQALLLLGGKKAKREATPQHPFGYGRERYIYAFLVSIVLFSVGGMFALYEGYEKIKHPHELTHWYWPVGVLVFAIIAEAFSFRTAIKESNALRGRRSWKEFVRHAKAPELPVVLLEDLGALVGLILALGGVGLALLTGDAVWDGIGTLCIGVLLILIALVLAAETKSLLLGESAGVEETQKIEAAVVDGDTVTRIIHMRTLHLGPEELLVAAKIAVRHEETATEIAAAIDAAESRIREAVPIARVIYLEPDIYSEAEAAKGPDPEASPGGPAPAAH; from the coding sequence ATGAGCGCGTCAGGCGGCACCAAGGCGATCGTGGCGGCACTGGCCGCGAACCTCGCGATCGCGGTAGCGAAGTTCGTGGCGTTCATCTTCAGCAACTCGTCGTCGATGCTCGCCGAGTCCGTGCACTCGCTCGCCGACTCCGGCAACCAGGCGCTGCTGCTCCTCGGCGGCAAGAAGGCGAAGCGCGAAGCCACCCCGCAGCACCCCTTCGGCTACGGCCGCGAGCGCTACATCTACGCCTTCCTCGTCTCCATCGTCCTCTTCTCGGTCGGCGGCATGTTCGCCCTCTACGAGGGCTACGAGAAGATCAAGCACCCGCACGAGCTGACCCACTGGTACTGGCCCGTCGGCGTCCTGGTCTTCGCGATCATCGCCGAGGCCTTCTCCTTCCGCACGGCCATCAAGGAGTCCAACGCCCTGCGCGGCCGCCGCTCCTGGAAGGAGTTCGTCCGCCACGCCAAGGCCCCCGAACTCCCGGTCGTCCTCCTGGAGGACCTCGGCGCCCTCGTCGGCCTGATCCTCGCCCTCGGCGGCGTCGGCCTCGCCCTGCTCACCGGTGACGCCGTCTGGGACGGCATCGGCACCCTCTGCATCGGCGTCCTGCTCATCCTGATCGCCCTGGTCCTCGCCGCCGAGACCAAGTCGCTGCTGCTCGGCGAGTCCGCCGGCGTCGAGGAGACCCAGAAGATCGAGGCCGCCGTCGTCGACGGCGACACCGTCACCCGCATCATCCACATGCGCACGCTCCACCTCGGCCCCGAGGAACTCCTCGTCGCCGCCAAGATCGCCGTCCGCCACGAGGAGACGGCCACCGAGATCGCCGCCGCCATCGACGCCGCCGAGTCCCGCATCCGCGAGGCCGTCCCCATCGCCCGCGTCATCTACCTCGAGCCGGACATCTACAGCGAGGCCGAGGCCGCCAAGGGCCCCGACCCCGAGGCATCCCCCGGAGGCCCGGCCCCCGCGGCCCACTGA
- a CDS encoding DUF3499 domain-containing protein, which yields MESRRGPLKSAVPSNVVSPVRRCSRTACGRPAVATLTYVYADSTAVLGPLATYAEPHCYDLCAEHSERLTAPRGWEVVRLLDGSAPARPSGDDLEALANAVREAARPQERAAGAGGGGRAADPMEVARRGHLRVLRSPDN from the coding sequence GTGGAGAGTCGTCGCGGCCCGCTCAAGAGTGCGGTACCGTCCAACGTCGTGAGCCCTGTACGTCGCTGTTCGCGCACCGCCTGCGGCCGTCCCGCCGTCGCGACGCTGACGTACGTCTACGCCGACTCGACCGCGGTCCTCGGCCCGCTCGCCACCTACGCCGAACCCCACTGCTACGACCTGTGCGCCGAGCACTCCGAGCGCCTCACCGCCCCGCGCGGCTGGGAGGTCGTCCGGCTGCTCGACGGCTCGGCCCCGGCGCGCCCCAGCGGCGACGACCTGGAAGCGCTTGCCAACGCCGTGCGCGAGGCGGCCCGCCCTCAGGAGCGGGCGGCCGGGGCGGGCGGCGGCGGTCGCGCGGCCGACCCGATGGAGGTCGCGCGGCGCGGGCACCTGCGGGTCCTGCGGTCGCCCGACAACTGA